A region from the Acidimicrobiia bacterium genome encodes:
- a CDS encoding type II secretion system F family protein has translation MIVDLVGRSLLAALLSGLAVAGIASLVVRPTRRLAPRVRPYTTISRTSLGRAPDVVAEGADFRGMGANPIARLFGPILGSLANRFGQILDSGGDEAMILKLRQAALYEGVRDVDRLMQFRVRQLAAGAIGGVIAGLIGQVVGLGTLGVLTLPLVGLVAGIGRYRGAVDRAVDARRERMRIEIYTINQLLAMHIRVGGGVTQAVQELVDRGAGDVIAELAEAARLHRNGMGASEAFERAARLTPEPYCARTYSLLAAAEERGSDLGDALLALAEDVREGRRESMKQRATKQRAAMLIPTIAILAPVLLVFVAAPLPSIIFGTF, from the coding sequence ATGATTGTCGATCTGGTTGGTCGCTCGCTCCTCGCTGCCTTGCTCAGTGGGCTAGCCGTCGCGGGGATTGCTTCTCTTGTGGTCCGTCCGACGCGGAGGCTTGCGCCGAGAGTGCGGCCGTATACGACGATCAGCCGGACCAGTCTCGGACGAGCTCCCGACGTCGTGGCAGAGGGTGCGGATTTCCGAGGGATGGGTGCGAACCCGATCGCCAGGCTATTCGGTCCGATTCTGGGCTCGTTGGCCAATCGGTTCGGCCAGATCCTCGACTCCGGGGGAGACGAGGCCATGATCCTCAAGCTACGGCAGGCAGCCCTATACGAAGGCGTCAGGGACGTTGACCGACTCATGCAGTTCCGGGTTCGGCAGCTGGCGGCCGGCGCGATTGGTGGAGTGATTGCCGGACTCATCGGCCAGGTGGTTGGACTCGGCACGCTGGGCGTCCTGACCTTGCCGTTGGTCGGGTTGGTTGCCGGGATTGGGCGATATCGAGGGGCAGTTGATCGAGCAGTCGATGCTCGACGAGAGCGCATGCGGATCGAGATCTACACGATCAACCAGTTACTCGCCATGCACATCCGGGTAGGAGGTGGCGTGACGCAGGCCGTTCAAGAGTTGGTTGATCGAGGAGCCGGGGATGTGATCGCCGAGCTTGCCGAGGCGGCCAGGCTCCACCGAAACGGGATGGGCGCCAGCGAGGCGTTCGAACGGGCGGCCCGACTGACGCCGGAGCCGTATTGCGCACGCACGTACTCACTCCTGGCGGCTGCTGAGGAGCGCGGCTCGGACCTTGGTGATGCGTTGTTGGCTCTTGCTGAGGATGTTCGAGAGGGCCGACGAGAGTCGATGAAGCAACGGGCAACCAAACAGCGAGCGGCAATGCTCATCCCGACCATCGCCATTTTGGCGCCCGTGCTTTTGGTTTTCGTGGCCGCTCCGTTGCCGTCAATCATTTTTGGAACGTTCTGA